From Phalacrocorax carbo chromosome 25, bPhaCar2.1, whole genome shotgun sequence:
GTGTGACAAGTACTACATGTCCTCGCCCGACTTGGAGATCGAGGAGGTGAACGGTGAGGCCGCGCTGGGGGTGTTCCCTGCAGCAGGGGATTCTCAGGTGGCTCGTTTGGGGTTGGGGAGGATGACAATGCTGATggctgctttcctcctccctgcaggaAGCAACTCCCAGCAGCCCATCAGCATCGTCTACGTCCCCTCACATCTCTACCACATGCTTTTTGAGCTCTTTAAGGTAACCCCAGCGCTCTCGGGGGTCCGGTGGAGGCAGGAGGGCAGTTGAGGGGGGGTCCCCTAAAGCACAGCCAGCTCTGTGCCCGCAGAACGCCATGCGAGCCACCGTGGAGAGCCACGAGAACAGCCCGCGGCTGCCGGCCATCAAGGTGATGGTGGCTCTGGGCCAGGAGGACCTCTCCATCAAGGTGCGTGAGGGGCCACCGGCCCCATCCCGGGGGGGGGATCCCCAAGCCCAGCCAGGGGGGCACTTAATGGGACTGGGGGGGGGACCAGGAGCGGGGTGGTCACCTCCCACCACGTCTTGCAGATGAGTGACCAGGGCATGGGCGTCCCGCTGCGGAAGATCGAGCGTCTCTTCAGCTACATGTACTCCACCGCTCCCACCCCGCAGCTGGGCACTGGGGGCACCCCCCTGGTGGGTGCCTGGGGTCCCTGTACAGCCCTGGGGGATGGGGGACGGGATGCGAGTCTGCGGCTGGGGGCAGCGTGGGGACATTTCGGGGTGCTTGGGGTGGCGTAGGGATGTTTTAGGGCGGCTAGAGTGGCATGGGGGTGCTTTGGAGGTGGCatggggaggtttgggggtgcctggggtggTGTGGGTACATTTTGGGGTGCCTAGGGGTGTCATGCACATGTCTGGGCGTGGCATGGGGGTGCTTGGGTGTGAcggggggacactggggtggCATGGTGACATGCGATGGTGCCTGAGGAGCTTTGAGAGTGGTGTGGTGACCACTGCAGGTGGCACGTGGACACCGGTGGGTGCATGTGGTGCTACCTGGGGTGGCGTGGGGAGActtggggtcccctgggggtgCTGAACCCAGCATCAGGGACTACCCACCCCAtcttctcccctcccaggcTGGCTTTGGCTATGGCTTGCCCATCTCCCGCCTCTATGCCAAGTACTTCCAGGGGGACCTGCAGCTCTTCTCTATGGAGGGCCTTGGCACCGACGCTGTCATCTACCTAAAGGTGGGTCTTTGCCCCCCGGCACCGGGGGTCCGCAGCCTCTGGGGTGGGCACagagccctccccagccccctgtgTCTCCCACAGGCCCTGTCCACGGACTCAGTGGAGCGATTGCCCGTCTACAACAAGTCGGCGTGGCGGCACTACCAGGCCAGCCAGGAGGCAGGGGACTGGTGCGTGCCCAGCACCGAGCCCAAGAACACCTCCACCTACCGCGTCCCCTAGGGCCCCCCCGGGGGCTTGCTGCCCCCCCAGGTTGTCGATAGCCCCTGGGACCCCTCCCCTGGGCGTCCCCCATCACCATAGGGTGGTGTTTTATGCCAGTGTGGTGTTTTAGCATCCCGTTTCTGCCTCCCGCCACTGCGGCTATTAGGGCTCACTGGGAAGCACGTGAaatgtggggtggggggagtccCAGTGggttggggggtcccagcagccccccccccacccttggTGGCACTTAGGTATGTAGCTGGGGGTGGCATTGGAGCAGGATGGAAGGGGTAGAGCCCCTGTTGTGTCCCCCTGACCTTGGCACCCACCCCAGAGGGGTGCACCCCTTGGATACCCCAGGGGTGGCGAGAGACTGACTGGTCTATCCCAGTATGACCAGTAGCACTTTCCTGCCTCTCCAGCCCTGACAGGGTGGGGGGACCAAGCCTgagcccccccagctccctctgccaTCCCTGGTATTGCACTACTGAGCTGTTCTCACCCGCGTGTgtgccccccgcaccccacccGAGGGTGGGTTCCCCACACATGCTCCGACCTGCTTGGgagcctccccctgcccccctcagACCCTCCCCGCTGTCAGTAAATTGGATGTTGACTGAGCTCCTGGCGTGGTATGTTGGGGTCCCGGGAACACCCCCCACACGCGCGCACACTTTGCACCcctccctgtgcctcagtttacccACCCGGGAGTCACCCGGGCTTGGGGGGAGGCTGCTGGGTCACGCCAGCCTGGGCGCAGGGACAgggtggcacttggggacacaGGCGGCTCTGGGCTGGAGAGCTCggtcctggggtgggggccacactctgcccccccccacctccagtTCCCCCCCCACACCTCCAGTTGCCCCCCAACCTGGCACCAGGCTCCCCCCTACCCCATCTTGTCCCCCAACCCCATCCCAGTCAGGCTCACACTGGTCGCACTGGTTTGCACTGGCCCTCGATACCCTTTTATTTCTTGGGGTGTCCCCCAGAGCGCCATCcttggggctgggtggggggtcAGCATTCACTCCCTGCACCCCAACTCGGGGGTGTGCGTGTTTTGGGGTGGTCAGGCCATGCACTGTCCTCGGCTGGTGCCGCACCGTGCCGGGGGACCAGGGTGAGGGGGGTGGCTGTGACCCCCctcagggtggggggggggtgggtgggtgacgggacagggtggggagggggtccAACGTGCCATTTGCATCCAGAAAAGGGGCCCAGGGGGGGCCCGGACTGTGCctttggggtgcaggggtgcaggcagggagggggcggctggaggaggggggggaCGTGTGCTGCTCCGTGCCTGTCTCAGCCTGGCACCGCCGTCCCTTGGCCACGGCAGCGGGTCCCGTGCC
This genomic window contains:
- the PDK2 gene encoding pyruvate dehydrogenase kinase, isozyme 2 isoform X2 yields the protein MKEINLLPDRVLRTPSVQLVQSWYVQSLLDIMEFLDRDPEDQTTLGQFTDALVTIRNRHNDVVPTMAQGVIEYKEAYGDDPVSNQNIQYFLDRFYLSRISIRMLINQHTLLFDGSTNPAHPKHIGSIDPHCTVANVVRDAYNMAKLLCDKYYMSSPDLEIEEVNGSNSQQPISIVYVPSHLYHMLFELFKNAMRATVESHENSPRLPAIKVMVALGQEDLSIKMSDQGMGVPLRKIERLFSYMYSTAPTPQLGTGGTPLAGFGYGLPISRLYAKYFQGDLQLFSMEGLGTDAVIYLKALSTDSVERLPVYNKSAWRHYQASQEAGDWCVPSTEPKNTSTYRVP